In Streptomyces sp. NBC_00569, a single genomic region encodes these proteins:
- a CDS encoding FG-GAP and VCBS repeat-containing protein — MRTRMRTYATAATIVAAATAGLTLPASASVPAQTEGDFNGDGYADLAVGVPDGTASGKAKAGYVNIVWGGPKGIGAHGSIRISQATPEVPGTPETGDHFGASVALVDLNGDGSAELLVGVPGEDITGRGNDVGMVLAVGGGKGGPGPGSVVLDGPSVSAAYGRSVAAADLTGDGNKEIVIGGTDKVVARVAQGEDSMVTTVVTAPMGGHAPILATGDFTGDGTADLAVGYWTKTPFTQSHVRLWAWDATEQAMANTWNTDNAGVSALAVGDFDGDGHDDLALGECREIADENIDDPCGPEELAKGGGIHVHYGNATPGSFGFRRQTLNQDTVGVAGVAEDGDHFGAALAVADIDHDGRDDLIAGAPGEAIGSRSGAGAATLLFGGPTGLVDAQGEGRSVGLQQDTPRMPGVAEAGDAFGAAVATGDYNHDGRADLAVGSPGENASSGGVWLLPRASANGSSAFTPAKLGLPSPSSALAYGRYLSGQ, encoded by the coding sequence ATGCGCACACGGATGCGGACGTACGCCACAGCAGCCACCATCGTCGCTGCGGCCACTGCCGGGCTGACCCTCCCGGCCTCGGCCTCCGTTCCCGCGCAGACCGAAGGAGACTTCAACGGCGACGGGTACGCGGACCTCGCCGTCGGCGTGCCCGACGGCACAGCCAGCGGTAAGGCGAAAGCCGGCTACGTCAACATCGTCTGGGGCGGCCCGAAGGGAATCGGCGCTCACGGCAGCATCCGCATCAGCCAGGCCACCCCCGAGGTCCCCGGGACACCGGAAACGGGCGACCACTTCGGGGCCTCCGTGGCCCTGGTGGACCTGAACGGTGACGGCAGCGCGGAACTCCTCGTCGGTGTCCCGGGCGAGGACATCACCGGCCGCGGCAACGACGTGGGCATGGTCCTCGCGGTGGGTGGCGGCAAGGGCGGTCCCGGCCCGGGATCCGTCGTCCTCGACGGGCCCTCGGTGTCGGCGGCGTACGGCAGATCGGTCGCGGCAGCCGATCTGACCGGCGACGGCAACAAGGAGATCGTGATCGGCGGCACGGACAAGGTCGTTGCTCGTGTCGCCCAGGGCGAAGACAGCATGGTCACCACCGTCGTCACCGCCCCCATGGGCGGCCACGCCCCCATCCTCGCCACCGGTGACTTCACCGGGGACGGCACGGCGGACCTCGCGGTCGGGTACTGGACGAAGACCCCGTTCACCCAGTCCCACGTACGCCTGTGGGCCTGGGACGCGACTGAGCAGGCCATGGCGAACACCTGGAACACCGACAACGCCGGCGTCTCCGCCCTCGCCGTGGGCGACTTCGACGGTGACGGCCACGACGATCTGGCCCTCGGTGAGTGCCGTGAGATCGCCGACGAGAACATCGACGACCCGTGCGGCCCCGAGGAGCTGGCCAAGGGCGGTGGCATCCATGTCCACTACGGGAACGCAACGCCCGGCAGCTTCGGGTTCCGCCGGCAGACCCTCAACCAGGACACGGTCGGTGTGGCGGGTGTCGCGGAGGACGGTGACCACTTCGGTGCCGCCCTTGCCGTCGCCGACATCGACCACGACGGCCGCGACGATCTGATCGCCGGCGCCCCCGGCGAGGCGATCGGCAGCCGCTCGGGCGCGGGCGCCGCGACCCTCTTGTTCGGCGGCCCGACCGGCCTCGTCGACGCGCAGGGCGAAGGCCGCTCCGTCGGGTTGCAGCAGGACACCCCGCGTATGCCGGGCGTCGCCGAGGCCGGCGACGCGTTCGGTGCCGCCGTCGCCACCGGCGACTACAACCACGACGGCAGGGCGGACCTGGCGGTGGGCTCGCCGGGCGAGAACGCCTCCTCGGGCGGCGTGTGGCTGCTGCCCCGGGCGAGCGCCAACGGCTCCTCCGCGTTCACGCCCGCCAAGCTGGGCCTGCCCTCGCCGTCGAGCGCGCTCGCGTACGGCAGGTACCTCAGCGGCCAGTGA
- a CDS encoding amino acid permease has product MTRRKTIEATIAEAGAGTTRLTRALGPLQMTLMGIGVTVGAGIFVLTGTAAARYAGPGIVLSYLLGAVATFLVALCYTEFASTVPVAGSAYTYAYVSLGELVAWIIGWDLILDMTMGAGAVATGWSQYFTDFLGTFGVHLPSAIAGPDATVNVPAVLVILVLTAILASGIRTTARINMAMTLVKLAAVALFLVIGVQHLNAANWSPFIPAAKSAAESGGFWQEPVLSRLGLGLNASFGAAGVLTGGAIIFGAYSGFDIMASGAEEAREPRRTMPRALSATVAVCALLYVAVALVVTGMQNYTKLDNAAPITGALQAVGAHWATRIIGLGAICGLTTVVMIMMLGQSRVFLAMSRDRLLPEWFAHVHPITRSPRRIVWPLGIAVALMTALLPINDLAELGNIGMLFSFIIVCLGVLRLRRTQPSLPRGFRTPWVPFVPVLGTVLCVVLILSLPTITWARFLAWMAAGLAIYFLWGRHNSRFATAEKASTSDTDAELSPDQSGRV; this is encoded by the coding sequence ATGACGCGCAGAAAGACGATCGAAGCCACCATCGCCGAAGCCGGCGCCGGGACCACCCGGCTCACCCGCGCACTCGGCCCGCTCCAGATGACCCTGATGGGTATCGGCGTCACCGTCGGAGCCGGAATCTTCGTCCTCACCGGCACCGCCGCCGCCCGCTACGCAGGGCCGGGCATCGTGCTGTCCTACCTGCTCGGCGCCGTGGCCACCTTTCTGGTCGCGCTGTGCTACACCGAGTTCGCCAGTACGGTCCCGGTCGCGGGCAGCGCGTACACCTACGCCTACGTCTCACTCGGCGAACTCGTCGCCTGGATCATCGGCTGGGATCTGATCCTGGACATGACCATGGGTGCCGGAGCGGTGGCCACCGGCTGGTCCCAGTACTTCACCGACTTCCTGGGCACCTTCGGGGTGCACCTGCCCTCGGCCATCGCCGGGCCTGACGCGACCGTGAACGTTCCCGCGGTGCTCGTCATACTCGTCCTCACCGCGATCCTGGCCTCGGGCATCCGCACCACCGCGCGGATCAACATGGCCATGACGCTGGTGAAACTGGCCGCCGTGGCCCTGTTCCTGGTCATCGGGGTGCAGCACCTGAATGCCGCGAACTGGTCGCCGTTCATCCCTGCCGCCAAGTCCGCCGCCGAGAGCGGAGGGTTCTGGCAGGAGCCGGTCCTGAGCAGACTGGGCCTCGGGCTGAACGCCAGCTTCGGCGCGGCGGGTGTGCTCACGGGCGGGGCCATCATCTTCGGCGCCTACTCCGGCTTCGACATCATGGCGTCCGGCGCGGAAGAGGCCCGCGAACCGCGCCGCACGATGCCCCGCGCCCTGAGCGCCACAGTCGCGGTGTGCGCGCTGCTCTACGTGGCCGTCGCGCTGGTCGTCACGGGGATGCAGAACTACACCAAGCTCGACAACGCCGCACCCATCACCGGTGCGCTGCAGGCGGTGGGCGCCCACTGGGCGACCCGGATCATCGGGCTGGGCGCGATCTGCGGACTCACCACCGTCGTCATGATCATGATGCTGGGACAGTCCCGGGTCTTCCTGGCCATGAGCCGCGACCGACTGCTGCCGGAATGGTTCGCGCACGTGCACCCGATCACCCGCAGCCCTCGCCGGATCGTCTGGCCCCTGGGTATCGCGGTGGCGCTCATGACCGCGCTGCTGCCCATCAACGACCTTGCCGAACTGGGCAATATCGGGATGCTCTTCTCCTTCATCATCGTCTGCCTCGGCGTCCTACGGCTCCGGCGCACCCAGCCCTCCTTGCCCCGGGGCTTCCGCACCCCCTGGGTGCCGTTCGTCCCCGTTCTGGGCACCGTGCTCTGCGTCGTGCTGATCCTCAGCCTTCCGACCATCACCTGGGCCCGGTTCCTGGCCTGGATGGCCGCCGGTCTGGCCATCTATTTCCTTTGGGGCCGCCACAACAGCCGCTTCGCCACCGCCGAGAAAGCGTCGACGTCAGACACGGACGCGGAACTCAGTCCCGACCAGTCGGGCCGCGTGTGA
- a CDS encoding DUF4097 family beta strand repeat-containing protein, with translation MQKFDTPTLITTTLNIPAGRIQFIAADRPDTCVEILPADKSKSRDVKAAEQVTAEYSDGHLRIEAATAKNRILGNSGSIEVTVQLPTGSHIQAKAATAELRGVGRLGNLTFEAAQATVKLDETTNTHLTLQAGDILIGRLNGPAHISTQKGDLTITEATNGTVELRTEHGHITIHAARNTSATLNAGTTYGRIHNTLQNTTGTNAALTIHATTAHGDITAHSL, from the coding sequence ATGCAGAAGTTCGACACCCCCACCCTCATCACCACCACCCTGAACATCCCCGCAGGCCGCATCCAGTTCATCGCCGCCGACCGCCCCGACACATGCGTCGAGATCCTGCCCGCCGACAAGTCCAAGAGCCGCGACGTGAAGGCCGCCGAACAGGTCACAGCCGAATACAGCGACGGCCACCTGCGCATCGAAGCGGCCACCGCGAAGAACCGCATCCTCGGCAACTCCGGATCCATCGAAGTAACCGTCCAACTGCCCACCGGCTCCCACATCCAGGCGAAAGCCGCCACCGCCGAACTCCGCGGCGTCGGACGCCTCGGCAACCTCACCTTCGAAGCCGCACAGGCCACCGTCAAGCTCGACGAGACCACAAACACCCACCTCACCCTCCAGGCCGGCGACATCCTCATCGGCCGCCTCAACGGCCCCGCACACATCAGCACCCAAAAGGGCGACCTCACCATCACCGAAGCCACCAACGGCACCGTCGAACTACGCACCGAACACGGCCACATCACCATCCACGCCGCCCGCAACACCTCCGCCACCCTCAACGCCGGCACCACCTACGGCCGCATCCACAACACCCTCCAGAACACCACAGGCACCAACGCCGCACTCACCATCCACGCCACCACCGCCCACGGCGACATCACCGCCCACAGCCTCTAA
- a CDS encoding class I SAM-dependent methyltransferase, with protein MTEARGRVKPSGVWATAVGVARVRARETAREDALFRDPLALAFATAGGVGPDSPPPERGNEEERRRRLGVASSIIIRTKFLDDLLDRATEAGIRQVVLLGAGMDSRAFRMSWPAATTLFEVDTAEPLGFKASVLRQEGAVPGCERITVAVDLREDWPGALAAAGHDPALPTVWIAEGLLIYLPEDAVDLLLDRVGGLSATGSRMGLTLGSRGVLARFADDAAPGSPASMWVSEMPEDPVGWLSGLGWDAEAFTLRDRAAAYGRPITTPPQLDEGPGGLISAVRR; from the coding sequence ATGACTGAGGCACGGGGACGGGTGAAGCCGTCCGGTGTATGGGCGACGGCTGTGGGCGTGGCGCGGGTAAGGGCCCGGGAGACGGCACGCGAGGACGCGCTGTTCCGGGATCCGCTGGCGCTCGCGTTCGCCACCGCCGGGGGAGTCGGCCCGGATTCGCCGCCGCCCGAGCGCGGCAACGAGGAGGAGCGGCGGCGCCGGCTCGGAGTGGCCTCCTCGATCATCATCAGGACGAAGTTCCTGGACGACCTGCTGGACCGGGCCACCGAGGCCGGCATCCGGCAGGTCGTTCTGCTCGGCGCCGGAATGGACAGCAGGGCCTTCCGGATGAGCTGGCCCGCGGCCACCACGCTGTTCGAGGTCGACACCGCCGAGCCGCTGGGCTTCAAGGCATCGGTGCTGCGCCAGGAGGGCGCTGTACCCGGCTGCGAGCGGATCACCGTCGCGGTGGACCTCCGCGAGGACTGGCCGGGCGCGCTGGCCGCCGCAGGGCACGACCCGGCGCTGCCGACGGTGTGGATCGCCGAGGGACTGCTGATCTACCTGCCCGAGGACGCGGTGGACCTGCTGCTCGACCGGGTCGGCGGGCTGTCCGCGACGGGCAGCCGGATGGGCCTGACCCTGGGTTCGCGCGGTGTGCTCGCACGCTTCGCCGACGACGCCGCACCGGGCTCGCCTGCCTCCATGTGGGTCTCGGAGATGCCCGAGGACCCGGTGGGCTGGCTCTCCGGCCTCGGCTGGGACGCGGAGGCCTTCACCCTGCGCGACCGCGCCGCCGCCTACGGCCGCCCGATCACCACCCCGCCGCAGCTCGACGAGGGCCCGGGCGGGCTGATCTCGGCGGTACGCCGCTAG
- a CDS encoding DUF6300 family protein produces the protein MAGRHVTNPDREDILLNLDDVPPCTRCVSDALLRARFSHSWQNATGKIVSGIRTAELCPSCDRGRPAADELLTLLTVDEQLDTDRIVEFGGLVAAWVESVRHHTVDMQLLDDERLRHGDL, from the coding sequence ATGGCAGGGCGTCACGTGACCAACCCGGACCGGGAAGACATCCTCCTCAACCTCGACGACGTGCCCCCGTGCACGCGCTGCGTCAGCGACGCCCTGCTCAGGGCGCGCTTCAGCCACTCGTGGCAGAACGCGACCGGAAAGATTGTTTCCGGCATCCGCACGGCGGAACTCTGCCCGTCCTGCGATCGGGGCCGGCCTGCGGCGGACGAGTTGCTGACACTGCTCACGGTCGACGAGCAGCTCGATACGGACCGGATCGTCGAATTCGGAGGCCTCGTGGCCGCGTGGGTCGAGTCGGTACGGCACCACACCGTCGACATGCAGCTCCTCGACGACGAGCGCCTGCGCCACGGCGACCTGTGA
- a CDS encoding FadR/GntR family transcriptional regulator has protein sequence MAAKQDVVAQLRGLIASGELMPGQKLPAEPALCDQLGASRGSLREAVRELEALGVLQARHGSGTYVSQLRPAEMMRGFAATVDLVPLDGLLELVEIRRVLESHAAGQAAARATDELDTELSELLAAMERETDHTALSDLDARFHQRICDAGGNESLAALVEVFRSRGSHYDIYSIEEVRRDSDKGHRAIAAAITARDPMAAALAAGAHITHTQDWLRRFRPRPH, from the coding sequence ATGGCTGCCAAACAGGACGTAGTGGCCCAGCTCCGGGGGCTGATCGCCTCCGGCGAGCTGATGCCCGGCCAGAAGCTGCCCGCGGAACCCGCGCTCTGCGATCAGCTCGGAGCCTCCCGCGGCTCACTGCGCGAGGCCGTTCGCGAGCTCGAGGCGCTCGGCGTGCTCCAGGCCCGGCACGGCTCGGGCACTTACGTCTCCCAATTGCGCCCGGCCGAGATGATGCGAGGCTTCGCCGCCACCGTGGACCTGGTCCCGCTGGACGGCCTCCTCGAACTCGTCGAGATCCGCCGCGTCCTGGAGTCCCACGCGGCCGGGCAAGCCGCAGCGCGGGCCACTGACGAACTCGACACCGAGCTGTCCGAGTTGCTCGCGGCCATGGAGCGCGAGACCGACCACACCGCACTGAGCGATCTGGACGCCCGCTTCCACCAGCGGATCTGCGACGCGGGCGGGAACGAGTCGCTGGCCGCACTGGTCGAGGTGTTCCGCTCGCGCGGCAGCCACTACGACATCTACTCGATCGAGGAGGTCCGCCGGGACAGCGACAAGGGCCACCGGGCCATCGCGGCGGCGATCACGGCACGCGATCCCATGGCCGCCGCGCTCGCCGCGGGGGCGCACATCACCCACACCCAGGACTGGTTGCGCCGCTTCCGCCCGCGGCCGCACTGA
- the dnaE gene encoding DNA polymerase III subunit alpha, producing MADSFVHLHNHTEYSMLDGAQKLKPMFAEVERQGMPAVAMSDHGNMFGAYEFHKVSTGFDGVKPIIGIEAYVAPSSRRNRKQEFWGPGGQRAMSDDGEGSKDVSGGGRFTHMTMWARNVAGLRNLFYLSTQASYTGQFPAGKPRMDRELISEHAEGIIATTGCPSGAIQTRLRLKQYDEAREVAAAYQDIFGRENYFLELMDHGLSIERDVRDGLLRLAEDLKIPLLATNDAHYIHAEQADAHDNLLCIGVGKNKADEKRFRFSGNDYYLKTAEQMRDLFSERPEACDNTLLIAERVESYDEVFGNIDEMPQFPDVPEGETQESWLRKEVMKGLVMRYGDPVPAEVLERFETEMTVIGPMGFSSYFLVVADICKYARNNKVPVGPGRGSATGSIVAYATRITELCPLEHGLLFERFLNPERINPPDVDLDFDDRQRDFMVRYVVEKYGDEYTAMVNTFGKIKAKNAIKDSSRILGYPFQHGERITKALPDDIMGKSIPLDGIFDSSHPRYGECGEIRQMYENEPDVRKVVDTAKGVEGLTRGTGVHAAAVILSKTKLTDRIPLHMRAKDGVKITGFDYPSCEDMGLVKMDFLGLRNLGVIDHAIQNIRENRSVHLATVDPGNGDTSQVVIPLDDKTTYELLASGDTFGVFQLDGGGMRTLLKAMEPTRFEDIAAALALYRPGPMAANAHMNYAHRKTGRQEIQPIHPELEEALEPILGNTFHLLIYQEQIMAIARQLAGYTLGGADLLRRAMGKKKPEVLAAEWEKFHAGMRGNDYSEESIKALWDVMLPFSGYAFNKSHTAGYGLVSYWTAYLKANYPAEYMAALLTSVGDDKDKAGIYLADARKMGVTVLQPDVNESVAEFAAIGDDVRFGLRSVRNVGDNVIESVIAGRKAGGKFSNFADFLDKVDLPALNKRAIESLIKAGAFDSLGHSRKGLSAAHEYAIDAVVPVKKAAAYGQDDLFAGLGDDSGDSQAFGVDIKLDESEWPRKQLLSTEREMLGMYVSAHPLDGTENILAANRDTTIPELIASGRTEGVVRLAGLITSVQPKMTKQGNPWAIVNLADRDGQLEVLFFPATYTLVMGALVEDSVISVQGRINDRDGTINLAGQELQVLDVTSAERSGVAPIQLQLPYHRVNDPSVRELKRILHAHPGPNPVRLSVQGPRKTTVYVLQDTVDAGSIASDIKGTFGQDTWQGVT from the coding sequence GTGGCCGATAGCTTTGTTCACCTGCACAATCACACCGAATACTCGATGCTCGACGGCGCTCAGAAGCTGAAGCCGATGTTCGCCGAAGTCGAGCGGCAGGGCATGCCCGCGGTCGCCATGAGCGACCACGGCAACATGTTCGGTGCGTACGAGTTCCACAAGGTGTCCACGGGCTTCGACGGCGTCAAGCCGATCATCGGGATCGAGGCGTACGTCGCCCCTTCCTCGCGGCGTAACCGGAAGCAGGAGTTCTGGGGGCCCGGCGGGCAGCGGGCCATGTCGGACGACGGCGAAGGCTCCAAAGACGTCAGCGGCGGCGGGCGCTTCACGCACATGACGATGTGGGCGCGGAACGTGGCCGGTCTGCGCAACCTGTTCTACCTCTCCACTCAGGCGTCGTACACGGGCCAGTTCCCGGCGGGCAAGCCGCGTATGGACAGGGAGTTGATCAGCGAGCACGCCGAGGGGATCATCGCGACGACCGGATGTCCTTCCGGGGCGATCCAGACCCGGCTGCGCCTGAAGCAGTACGACGAGGCCCGCGAGGTCGCTGCCGCGTACCAGGACATTTTCGGCCGGGAGAACTACTTCCTCGAGCTGATGGATCATGGCCTGTCCATCGAGCGGGATGTCCGCGACGGGCTGCTGCGCCTGGCCGAGGACCTGAAGATCCCGCTCCTCGCCACCAACGACGCCCACTACATCCACGCGGAACAGGCCGACGCGCACGACAACCTGCTGTGCATCGGCGTCGGCAAGAACAAGGCCGACGAGAAGCGCTTCCGGTTCTCGGGCAACGACTACTACCTGAAGACCGCGGAGCAGATGCGCGATCTGTTCTCCGAGAGGCCGGAGGCCTGCGACAACACGCTCCTGATCGCGGAGCGCGTCGAGTCGTACGACGAGGTCTTCGGCAACATCGACGAGATGCCGCAGTTCCCTGACGTCCCTGAAGGGGAGACGCAGGAGTCGTGGCTGCGCAAGGAGGTCATGAAGGGCCTCGTCATGCGCTACGGCGACCCCGTGCCGGCCGAGGTCCTCGAGCGTTTCGAGACCGAGATGACGGTCATCGGCCCGATGGGGTTCTCCTCGTACTTCCTCGTCGTCGCCGACATCTGCAAGTACGCGCGCAACAACAAGGTGCCCGTGGGGCCGGGCCGCGGCTCGGCCACCGGATCGATCGTGGCGTATGCGACGCGCATCACCGAGCTGTGTCCTCTGGAGCACGGCCTGCTGTTCGAGCGGTTCCTCAACCCCGAGCGCATCAACCCGCCGGATGTCGACCTCGACTTCGACGACCGTCAGCGCGACTTCATGGTCCGTTACGTCGTCGAGAAGTACGGCGACGAGTACACCGCCATGGTCAACACCTTCGGCAAGATCAAAGCGAAGAACGCGATCAAGGACAGCTCGCGCATCCTGGGCTACCCCTTCCAGCACGGCGAGCGCATCACCAAGGCCCTGCCCGACGACATCATGGGCAAGTCCATCCCGCTCGACGGGATCTTCGACTCCTCGCACCCCCGCTACGGCGAGTGCGGAGAGATCCGGCAGATGTACGAGAACGAGCCGGACGTCAGGAAGGTCGTCGACACGGCCAAGGGCGTCGAGGGCCTGACCCGCGGCACCGGCGTGCACGCGGCCGCGGTCATCCTGTCCAAGACCAAGCTGACCGACCGGATCCCGCTGCACATGCGGGCCAAGGACGGCGTCAAGATCACCGGGTTCGACTACCCGAGCTGTGAAGACATGGGCTTGGTGAAGATGGACTTCCTGGGGCTGCGGAACCTGGGAGTCATCGACCACGCCATCCAGAACATCCGCGAGAACCGCAGTGTTCACCTGGCGACCGTCGATCCGGGCAACGGCGACACGAGCCAGGTCGTCATCCCGCTCGACGACAAGACCACCTACGAACTCCTCGCCTCCGGCGACACCTTCGGCGTCTTCCAGCTCGACGGCGGCGGCATGCGGACCCTGCTCAAGGCGATGGAGCCGACCCGGTTCGAAGACATCGCGGCCGCCCTCGCCCTCTACCGTCCTGGCCCGATGGCCGCGAACGCGCACATGAACTACGCGCACCGTAAAACGGGCCGCCAGGAGATCCAGCCGATTCACCCGGAGCTCGAGGAGGCTCTGGAGCCGATCCTCGGCAACACGTTCCACCTGCTCATCTACCAGGAGCAGATCATGGCGATCGCCCGGCAGCTCGCCGGGTACACGCTCGGCGGCGCCGACCTGCTGCGCCGCGCGATGGGCAAGAAGAAGCCTGAGGTGCTGGCCGCCGAGTGGGAGAAGTTCCACGCCGGCATGCGGGGCAACGACTACTCCGAGGAGTCCATCAAGGCTCTGTGGGACGTCATGCTCCCGTTCTCCGGATACGCGTTCAACAAGTCCCACACCGCCGGATACGGGCTCGTCTCCTACTGGACCGCATACCTCAAGGCCAACTATCCGGCCGAGTACATGGCCGCGCTGCTCACCTCCGTCGGGGACGACAAGGACAAGGCCGGCATCTATCTGGCGGACGCCCGCAAGATGGGCGTCACCGTCCTGCAGCCGGACGTCAACGAATCGGTCGCCGAGTTCGCGGCCATCGGCGACGACGTCCGCTTCGGCCTGCGGTCGGTCCGAAACGTGGGTGACAACGTCATCGAGTCGGTCATCGCAGGACGCAAGGCCGGCGGGAAGTTCAGCAACTTCGCCGACTTCCTGGACAAGGTCGACCTGCCCGCGCTCAACAAGCGCGCCATCGAGTCTCTGATCAAGGCTGGTGCCTTCGACTCGCTCGGCCACAGCCGGAAGGGCCTCTCCGCGGCCCACGAGTACGCGATCGACGCGGTCGTACCGGTGAAGAAGGCCGCGGCGTACGGGCAGGACGATCTGTTCGCCGGGCTGGGCGACGACAGCGGCGACAGCCAGGCCTTCGGAGTCGACATCAAGCTCGACGAGAGCGAGTGGCCTCGTAAGCAGCTCCTGTCGACGGAGCGGGAGATGCTCGGCATGTACGTCTCCGCGCACCCGCTGGACGGCACCGAGAACATCCTGGCCGCCAACCGGGACACCACGATCCCCGAACTGATCGCGTCCGGCCGCACCGAAGGCGTCGTACGGCTCGCCGGACTCATCACCAGCGTGCAGCCCAAGATGACCAAGCAGGGCAACCCCTGGGCGATCGTCAACCTGGCCGACCGCGACGGCCAGCTGGAAGTGCTGTTCTTCCCCGCGACGTACACGCTCGTCATGGGCGCGCTCGTCGAGGACAGCGTGATCTCCGTCCAGGGCCGCATCAACGACCGGGACGGCACCATCAACCTGGCCGGGCAGGAGCTCCAGGTCCTCGATGTGACCTCCGCCGAACGCAGCGGTGTCGCCCCGATCCAACTCCAGCTGCCGTACCACCGGGTCAACGACCCGTCAGTGCGGGAGCTGAAGCGCATCCTGCACGCGCACCCCGGGCCCAATCCCGTCCGCCTGAGCGTTCAAGGACCACGCAAGACAACGGTCTACGTACTCCAGGACACCGTCGACGCGGGATCGATCGCGTCCGACATCAAGGGCACGTTCGGTCAGGACACATGGCAGGGCGTCACGTGA
- a CDS encoding aminotransferase class V-fold PLP-dependent enzyme translates to MPQADLRPLAPDPVLRPDGLPALEDWSLDPSVRHLNHGSFGAVPSATGAWQQALREEAERDPVAWFRHLPARVAQARCAIADWLHAPQEATALVPNASAGVTTVLSSLPLRTGERILVTDHAYGAVDMAVRRHAARAGAQVDTVHIPLAADAEQSAALMRAAMDAHDRTALVVVDHITSATARLMPVQQIAADCRERGIPLLVDGAHAPGMLAEPLRGLQGTYWVGNLHKWPCAPRGTAALVAQPSDPADRQRLHPPVDSWGAPDDYPQRFDQQGTLDLTAWLATPQALDLIEDRYGWDAARTHVSTLADYAQQYIAERWGLRLDGLPPEPAPAMRLVPLPDGIAADQAAAHALQHTIADRHACATSVTTWRGRGFLRLSAHLYNTPADYQDFADRCDVLHP, encoded by the coding sequence ATGCCTCAGGCCGACCTCCGTCCCCTCGCGCCGGATCCGGTGCTCCGGCCGGACGGCCTCCCAGCGCTGGAGGACTGGTCACTCGACCCATCCGTACGCCACCTCAACCACGGATCCTTCGGCGCGGTGCCGTCGGCGACCGGGGCCTGGCAGCAGGCGCTGCGCGAGGAGGCCGAGCGCGATCCGGTCGCGTGGTTCCGCCACCTGCCGGCACGTGTGGCGCAGGCCCGGTGCGCCATCGCCGACTGGCTGCACGCACCGCAGGAGGCGACGGCGCTGGTCCCCAACGCGAGTGCGGGCGTCACGACCGTCCTGTCCTCGCTGCCGCTGCGCACGGGTGAACGCATCCTGGTCACCGACCACGCCTACGGCGCCGTCGACATGGCGGTGCGGCGGCATGCGGCGCGGGCCGGCGCTCAAGTCGACACCGTGCACATCCCGCTGGCCGCGGACGCCGAGCAGAGCGCGGCACTGATGCGCGCGGCAATGGACGCACACGACCGTACGGCCCTGGTCGTGGTGGACCACATCACCTCCGCCACGGCCCGGCTGATGCCGGTTCAGCAGATCGCCGCGGACTGCCGCGAGCGCGGCATCCCTCTGCTGGTCGACGGCGCGCACGCACCCGGCATGCTCGCCGAGCCGCTGCGCGGCCTCCAGGGCACGTACTGGGTCGGGAACCTGCACAAATGGCCCTGCGCCCCGCGCGGTACCGCAGCTCTGGTCGCTCAGCCGTCCGATCCTGCCGACCGACAGCGGCTGCACCCGCCGGTCGACTCCTGGGGCGCCCCGGACGACTACCCGCAGCGCTTCGACCAGCAAGGCACACTGGACCTCACCGCCTGGCTGGCCACCCCGCAAGCGCTGGACCTCATCGAGGACCGCTACGGCTGGGACGCGGCCCGGACCCATGTCTCCACTCTGGCCGACTACGCCCAGCAGTACATCGCCGAGCGCTGGGGCCTCCGCCTCGACGGACTTCCCCCCGAACCAGCTCCCGCCATGCGGCTGGTCCCGCTCCCCGACGGCATCGCCGCCGACCAGGCCGCCGCACACGCGCTGCAGCACACCATCGCCGACCGTCACGCCTGCGCCACGTCCGTCACCACCTGGCGCGGCCGCGGGTTCCTCCGCCTGTCGGCCCACCTGTACAACACCCCCGCCGACTACCAGGACTTCGCCGACCGCTGCGACGTGCTGCACCCCTGA
- a CDS encoding DUF5988 family protein, with product MVDAKAVLEGGPDDLPERIVSVSAPGLDIKVPLRGGYEHFKATTRQEETSQGLLPVYEWWERTELPG from the coding sequence ATGGTCGATGCGAAAGCAGTTCTTGAGGGCGGTCCTGACGATCTTCCTGAGCGGATCGTCTCCGTCTCCGCGCCCGGGCTCGACATCAAGGTTCCCTTGCGTGGGGGGTACGAGCATTTCAAAGCCACGACTCGTCAGGAGGAGACCTCGCAGGGTCTGTTGCCCGTGTACGAGTGGTGGGAGCGCACGGAACTGCCTGGGTAG